In one Saccharibacillus brassicae genomic region, the following are encoded:
- a CDS encoding Gfo/Idh/MocA family protein, with translation MTKTGAAIIGCGTIFAQHARALANMEEAQLRLAVDLDLPRAEREAAAYGCEAARDYRTVLERPDIEVVHLCTPHHLHAEMAAELLAAGKHVLTEKPIAHTPEAARSLRIAAAAAGPAQLGVVFQNRYNESSRQIREIIDSGRLGRLLCLKGAVTWSRSPDYYTDNPWRGRIATEGGGLLINQTIHTLDLLQWFAGGEIERIAGSVTTDALGDYIEVEDTAHACLDFSNGVRALFYGTNAYLANSPVELELIFEQGVLLQRRDRLYLLQEGEETELCRPARSAAGAKSYWGLSHGLLIEDFYRHVRAGRKFWLDAEEGGRALDLVHGIYAASRAQALRPTGTPLSTRVTRAD, from the coding sequence ATGACAAAAACGGGAGCGGCGATTATCGGCTGCGGCACGATCTTCGCCCAGCATGCGCGGGCTTTGGCAAATATGGAAGAGGCGCAGCTGCGCCTTGCGGTGGACCTCGATCTGCCCCGGGCGGAGCGGGAAGCGGCCGCTTACGGCTGCGAAGCGGCGCGCGATTACCGGACGGTGCTGGAACGTCCGGACATTGAAGTCGTGCATCTGTGCACGCCGCATCATCTGCATGCGGAGATGGCGGCAGAACTGCTGGCGGCCGGCAAGCACGTACTGACGGAGAAACCGATCGCCCATACGCCGGAAGCGGCGAGGTCGCTGCGAATCGCGGCGGCCGCGGCCGGACCTGCGCAGCTCGGCGTCGTGTTCCAGAATCGCTATAACGAAAGTTCGCGGCAGATTCGGGAGATTATCGATTCCGGCCGGTTGGGCCGGCTGCTCTGCCTCAAAGGCGCGGTGACCTGGTCGCGCAGCCCGGACTATTATACGGACAACCCGTGGCGCGGGCGGATCGCGACAGAAGGCGGAGGGCTGCTGATCAACCAGACGATCCATACGCTCGATCTGCTGCAATGGTTCGCCGGCGGCGAAATCGAGCGGATCGCGGGCAGCGTCACGACGGACGCTCTGGGCGATTACATCGAGGTCGAAGACACGGCCCATGCCTGCCTCGATTTTTCGAACGGCGTCCGGGCGTTGTTCTACGGCACGAACGCGTATCTGGCGAACAGCCCCGTCGAGCTGGAGCTGATCTTCGAGCAGGGCGTGCTGCTGCAGCGCCGGGACCGCCTCTATCTGCTGCAGGAAGGCGAAGAGACGGAACTGTGCCGCCCTGCCCGGAGCGCCGCGGGCGCGAAGTCGTATTGGGGCCTCAGCCACGGCCTGCTGATCGAGGACTTTTACCGGCATGTGCGCGCCGGGCGCAAATTTTGGCTCGACGCGGAAGAAGGCGGGCGTGCCCTCGATCTCGTGCACGGCATTTACGCGGCTTCGCGGGCGCAGGCGTTACGGCCGACCGGAACGCCGCTATCTACCCGCGTCACGCGCGCGGACTAA
- a CDS encoding Gfo/Idh/MocA family protein, whose amino-acid sequence MGRSDGMNYAPRHEAKPVVAPGEFVFAAAALDHGHINGMCNGLIEAGGTLKWVYDPDRVKMEAFIASFPGVKAADSLEDILDDPEVRMVCSAAIPARRGPLGVRVMESGKDYFTDKAPFTTLAQLDEAEACAARTGRKYMVYYSERLHVESAVYADQLIRQGAIGRVVQVTGAGPHRLNAAGRPDWFFRREDYGGILCDIGSHQIEQFLHYAGCKSAQVLHSKVGNYSSPEYPELEDYGDATLVGDNGATQYFRVDWLTPKGLGTWGDGRTVILGTEGYIELRKYTDIARSDSGDHVYWVDGEGEHYEQVSGKVGCPFFGQLILDSLNRTEHAMTQAHAFLAARLCLEAQAAALNLTPDTLRKPESAGLTNKT is encoded by the coding sequence ATGGGACGAAGCGACGGCATGAATTACGCGCCGAGACACGAAGCGAAGCCGGTGGTGGCACCGGGCGAATTCGTCTTTGCGGCGGCGGCTCTGGATCACGGGCATATTAACGGCATGTGCAACGGGCTGATCGAAGCCGGCGGCACGTTGAAATGGGTCTATGATCCCGATCGGGTCAAAATGGAAGCTTTTATCGCGTCGTTTCCGGGCGTGAAGGCAGCGGATTCGCTGGAAGACATTCTGGATGATCCGGAAGTGCGGATGGTCTGTTCGGCGGCCATCCCGGCCAGGCGCGGACCGCTGGGCGTGCGGGTGATGGAGAGCGGCAAAGATTATTTCACGGACAAAGCGCCGTTCACGACGCTCGCGCAGCTTGACGAAGCGGAGGCCTGCGCCGCCCGGACGGGCCGCAAGTATATGGTCTACTACAGCGAGCGCCTGCATGTCGAGAGCGCGGTGTACGCGGATCAGCTGATCCGCCAGGGCGCGATCGGCCGCGTCGTACAGGTGACGGGCGCAGGCCCGCACCGGCTGAATGCCGCCGGCCGTCCGGACTGGTTTTTCCGCCGCGAAGACTACGGCGGCATCCTGTGCGATATCGGCAGCCACCAGATCGAGCAGTTCCTGCATTATGCAGGCTGCAAGAGCGCCCAGGTGCTGCACAGCAAGGTGGGCAATTACAGCAGCCCCGAATACCCCGAATTGGAAGATTACGGCGACGCGACGCTTGTCGGCGACAACGGGGCGACGCAGTATTTTCGCGTCGACTGGCTGACGCCCAAAGGGCTCGGCACGTGGGGCGACGGGCGGACGGTCATTTTGGGCACCGAGGGATACATCGAGCTGCGCAAATATACGGACATCGCGCGTTCGGACTCCGGGGACCATGTGTATTGGGTCGACGGGGAAGGCGAGCATTACGAGCAGGTGTCCGGCAAAGTGGGCTGCCCGTTCTTCGGGCAGCTGATTCTGGACAGCCTGAACCGCACGGAGCACGCGATGACGCAGGCGCATGCGTTTCTGGCCGCGCGGCTGTGCCTGGAAGCGCAGGCGGCCGCGCTGAACCTGACGCCGGACACGCTGCGCAAGCCGGAATCGGCAGGGCTCACGAATAAGACGTAA
- a CDS encoding sugar phosphate isomerase/epimerase family protein, translating to MKRSTIAAQLYTFREQAQTKEGLADTLSRLKQIGYDAVQVSGIGPIDPHRVKELAVQNELKICATHIAYDRLTDDLQAVAEQHKLWDCAYVGLGMVPDRYRGSADGYRAFAKEASGIARRLKQEYGLQFVYHNHQIEFERYDGRTAMDILLDESDSEAFGFELDMYWVQAGGGDPAQWAHKVAGRMQVVHLKDMEIVDGQAVFAEVGHGNMNYPAIIEACRATGVEWYVVEQDVCRRDPFESAQMSLDYLHGLLRREKTM from the coding sequence ATGAAAAGATCGACGATTGCCGCTCAGTTGTATACGTTTCGGGAACAGGCACAGACGAAGGAAGGCTTGGCGGACACGCTCTCCAGGCTCAAGCAAATCGGCTACGACGCGGTGCAGGTGTCGGGCATCGGCCCTATCGATCCCCATAGAGTCAAAGAACTCGCGGTGCAAAACGAACTGAAGATCTGCGCCACGCATATTGCGTACGATCGGCTGACGGATGACCTGCAAGCTGTGGCGGAGCAGCATAAGCTGTGGGACTGCGCCTACGTCGGACTCGGCATGGTGCCGGACCGGTACCGCGGCAGCGCGGACGGCTACCGGGCTTTTGCGAAGGAAGCGTCCGGTATCGCCCGGCGGCTCAAGCAGGAGTACGGCCTGCAGTTCGTGTACCACAACCATCAGATCGAATTCGAACGGTACGACGGCCGCACGGCGATGGATATTTTGCTGGACGAAAGCGATTCGGAAGCGTTCGGCTTCGAACTGGACATGTACTGGGTGCAGGCAGGCGGAGGCGATCCGGCCCAGTGGGCGCACAAGGTCGCAGGCCGGATGCAGGTCGTCCATCTCAAAGACATGGAGATCGTGGACGGACAGGCGGTTTTTGCGGAAGTGGGACACGGCAATATGAATTATCCGGCCATTATCGAAGCGTGCCGGGCGACAGGCGTGGAATGGTACGTCGTCGAGCAGGACGTCTGCCGGCGCGACCCGTTCGAGAGTGCGCAGATGAGCCTGGATTATTTGCACGGACTGCTGCGGCGGGAGAAGACGATGTAA
- a CDS encoding Gfo/Idh/MocA family protein: MKTTTGTQIRFGVIGIGNMGSAHAQSLIGQRIEGAVLTAVCDVRQERLDWAKQHLPADVRRYADPKELMRSGEIDAVLIATPHYDHPTLAIEAFQYGLHVLIEKPAGVYTKAVRQMNEAAAAAAKSGLVFGIMYNQRTNPLYRKLRDLVQSGELGEIRRTNWIITNWYRSQSYYDSGGWRATWQGEGGGVLLNQDPHQLDLWQWTTGMMPKRVRAFCSFGKKRNIEVEDDVTAYVEYENGATGLFVTTVGEAPGTNRFELVGDNGKIVIEDDKLTFWRLRTPEPEFNATYTGGFGEPECWKCDVPVERGSGEQHEGILSNFTRAVLHGEPLIAPGEEGIHGLTLSNAMHLSSWTDGWVELPIDEDAYLAQLNERIEQSTFVKKTGTDATLNVSGTH; this comes from the coding sequence ATGAAGACGACTACAGGCACACAGATAAGGTTCGGCGTAATCGGTATCGGCAATATGGGCAGCGCCCACGCGCAGAGCCTGATCGGGCAGCGGATCGAAGGGGCCGTGCTGACCGCGGTATGCGATGTGCGGCAGGAACGGCTGGATTGGGCGAAGCAGCATCTTCCGGCTGACGTGAGACGTTACGCCGACCCCAAAGAGCTGATGCGCTCGGGCGAGATCGACGCGGTGCTGATCGCGACGCCTCATTACGATCATCCGACTTTGGCGATCGAAGCTTTTCAATACGGTCTGCACGTGCTGATCGAAAAGCCGGCCGGCGTCTATACCAAAGCGGTGCGGCAGATGAACGAAGCGGCGGCCGCAGCGGCAAAATCGGGTCTTGTGTTCGGCATCATGTACAACCAACGCACCAATCCGCTGTACCGCAAGCTGCGCGACCTTGTTCAATCGGGCGAACTGGGCGAGATCCGGCGGACCAACTGGATCATCACCAACTGGTACCGCTCGCAGAGCTACTACGATTCCGGCGGTTGGCGGGCGACGTGGCAGGGAGAAGGCGGCGGCGTGCTGTTGAACCAGGACCCGCATCAGCTCGATTTGTGGCAGTGGACGACGGGCATGATGCCCAAGCGCGTAAGAGCGTTTTGCAGCTTCGGAAAAAAACGGAATATCGAGGTGGAAGACGACGTGACCGCCTACGTGGAGTACGAGAACGGAGCGACCGGACTGTTCGTGACGACGGTCGGCGAGGCGCCGGGTACGAACCGGTTCGAGCTGGTGGGCGATAACGGCAAAATCGTGATCGAAGACGACAAGCTGACCTTTTGGCGCTTGCGCACGCCGGAACCGGAGTTCAATGCGACGTATACGGGCGGATTCGGCGAGCCGGAATGCTGGAAATGCGACGTGCCGGTCGAGCGCGGAAGCGGGGAGCAGCATGAAGGCATCCTGAGCAATTTTACGCGGGCCGTGCTGCACGGAGAGCCGCTGATCGCCCCGGGCGAAGAAGGCATCCACGGGCTTACGCTGTCGAACGCGATGCATTTGTCGAGCTGGACCGACGGCTGGGTTGAACTTCCGATCGACGAAGACGCTTATCTGGCACAGTTGAACGAACGGATCGAGCAGTCCACTTTTGTCAAAAAAACGGGCACGGACGCGACGCTCAACGTATCGGGCACGCACTGA
- a CDS encoding AraC family transcriptional regulator — protein MQSFSRNELENLTVHVSHAFYRAGYFGWNAPEEKPSFNRLYYVTEGEGAVTLDGIRYEPRPGQLFIMPAGAVQTRFTPPGNPYSRYFCHFDAKIGGWPLFRAGSPFHLADAADPGTVEALFRDMIGQSEHPGPFAALRVKACLLQLLACCLERSGHDEHSELAAQAGERGKLSAVLEYIEARLEEPLEVERLAEIVHLHPNYFIPYFKKQMGTTPMSYVQHKRIEFARRLLTSTDMGISLIADRVGMDPAHFSRTFKKTTGVSPSTYRNSTR, from the coding sequence ATGCAGTCTTTTTCCCGCAACGAACTGGAAAATCTGACCGTCCACGTCTCCCATGCTTTTTACCGCGCCGGTTATTTCGGTTGGAACGCTCCCGAAGAGAAGCCGTCGTTCAACCGCCTGTATTACGTGACCGAAGGGGAAGGCGCGGTGACGCTCGACGGCATTCGGTACGAACCCCGGCCCGGGCAGCTGTTCATCATGCCGGCCGGAGCCGTGCAGACCCGCTTTACCCCGCCCGGGAATCCGTATTCCCGCTACTTCTGCCATTTCGACGCGAAGATCGGCGGCTGGCCGTTGTTCCGGGCGGGTTCGCCTTTTCATCTGGCCGATGCCGCCGATCCCGGAACGGTCGAAGCGCTGTTTCGCGACATGATCGGGCAGTCCGAGCATCCCGGCCCTTTTGCCGCGCTGCGCGTCAAAGCGTGCCTGCTCCAGCTGCTCGCCTGCTGCCTCGAACGAAGCGGGCACGACGAGCATTCGGAGCTTGCGGCGCAGGCCGGGGAACGAGGCAAGCTGAGCGCTGTGCTGGAGTATATCGAGGCTCGGCTGGAAGAACCGCTCGAAGTCGAACGGCTGGCCGAAATCGTGCATCTGCATCCCAATTATTTCATTCCCTATTTCAAAAAACAGATGGGCACCACCCCGATGAGCTACGTGCAGCATAAACGGATCGAGTTCGCCCGGCGCCTGCTGACCTCGACCGACATGGGTATCTCGCTGATCGCGGACCGCGTCGGCATGGACCCGGCCCACTTTTCCCGCACTTTCAAAAAAACGACCGGTGTCTCGCCCAGCACGTACCGCAACAGCACCCGTTAA